The following proteins are encoded in a genomic region of Bacteroidales bacterium:
- a CDS encoding ThiF family adenylyltransferase yields the protein MEEYFEISGKTVDSSFLTDSRAIDVLESVITHDFCQFEKCIIKENGNELIIFTVDSEIGQYPIYDIRKKEKIAVEFNIKENTVPKVFALRKTFPQVPHLNLEYEEFPRSLCLYDLPYEELKVNWTGFRFIERIREWLKLTALGILHQKDQPLEPLLLYYDGTFIFPNDIKKGESLNIYALSKERTGRVNLLATRINYPLFEKKNAVLEIITGEPQLHGIIRHATQNIFQLAEFLNLANINFRDYLLKKIKEYKSSKIDLKQHIIFLIYLPKKRDKADINYIYDTYAFITNDSIEEIGIKIGIWERSEKYVVEILNRTDISDENYKNIMIGTLRPAFTFNKALARRLNNLTDSNDPNILAIGSGAIGSQVFMNCIRAGFGKWTLIDDDILFPHNLSRHDLDSTDVGFPKVVSLATKANNILNDSVAKPVFTNILKDFNIEDIAKELNDVDLILDMSASSSVTKEIGKFATEKSRIVSIFLNPQGTDLIILAEDSQRKIKIDALEVQYYRALLYRDDLQNHLQRTEENIRYSTSCRDISSKVTQDDIATFSAIASKFIKTLNQNTDATISIWISNNADLTIKRMNVEPYAIIEINMGNWTLVFDEWIINKIIEARKSKLPNETGGILIGNYDISQKRMYVVDTILAPEDSEEYPTAYIRGIKNVKNYLDDIDKKTLGLLQYVGEWHSHPDGCSVMRSKDDDILFTWLQINMRKEGLPALMLIAGDNNKYEFYLNT from the coding sequence ATGGAAGAATATTTTGAGATATCTGGCAAAACTGTTGATTCCTCTTTTTTAACAGATTCAAGAGCAATTGATGTTCTTGAATCTGTTATAACACATGATTTTTGTCAATTTGAAAAATGTATAATTAAGGAAAATGGAAATGAATTAATAATATTTACTGTTGATTCTGAAATTGGGCAATATCCTATATATGATATCAGGAAAAAAGAAAAGATTGCGGTTGAGTTTAATATAAAAGAAAATACTGTACCTAAAGTATTTGCATTAAGAAAAACTTTTCCCCAAGTACCACATCTTAACCTCGAATATGAAGAGTTTCCAAGATCATTATGTTTATATGATTTACCGTATGAAGAATTAAAAGTTAACTGGACTGGTTTTAGATTTATTGAAAGAATCCGTGAATGGTTAAAATTGACAGCACTGGGTATTTTGCATCAAAAAGATCAGCCATTAGAACCTTTATTACTATATTATGATGGGACATTTATATTTCCCAATGATATTAAAAAAGGAGAATCATTAAATATTTACGCTTTAAGCAAAGAACGAACAGGAAGAGTTAATTTGCTAGCAACTAGAATAAATTATCCTCTTTTTGAGAAAAAAAATGCAGTTTTAGAAATAATTACTGGGGAGCCACAACTACATGGAATAATAAGACATGCAACACAAAACATTTTTCAGTTAGCAGAGTTTTTAAATTTAGCAAATATAAATTTTAGGGATTATTTATTAAAAAAAATAAAAGAATATAAATCTTCAAAAATTGATTTAAAACAACATATAATTTTTCTTATTTATTTACCAAAAAAAAGAGACAAAGCAGACATTAATTATATCTATGATACGTATGCGTTTATAACTAATGATTCTATTGAAGAAATTGGAATAAAAATAGGAATATGGGAGAGGTCAGAAAAATATGTTGTAGAAATCTTAAATAGGACTGATATTTCAGATGAGAATTATAAAAATATTATGATAGGAACTCTAAGACCAGCTTTTACTTTTAATAAAGCACTTGCGAGAAGATTAAATAACTTAACTGATTCAAATGATCCAAACATTTTAGCAATAGGTTCTGGAGCCATAGGTTCACAAGTTTTTATGAATTGTATTAGGGCAGGATTTGGTAAATGGACACTTATTGATGATGATATTTTATTTCCACATAATCTTTCAAGGCATGATTTAGATTCAACAGATGTGGGTTTTCCAAAGGTAGTGAGTTTAGCAACAAAAGCGAATAATATATTAAATGATTCTGTTGCTAAACCAGTATTCACAAATATTCTTAAGGATTTTAATATTGAAGATATTGCTAAAGAATTAAATGACGTAGACTTAATATTAGATATGTCTGCATCTTCATCAGTAACAAAAGAAATTGGAAAATTTGCGACAGAAAAAAGCAGAATAGTTTCGATATTTTTAAATCCCCAAGGTACAGACTTAATAATATTGGCAGAAGATAGTCAAAGAAAAATTAAAATAGATGCTTTAGAAGTACAATATTATAGGGCTCTTTTATATCGCGATGATTTGCAAAACCACTTGCAACGAACTGAAGAAAATATCAGATATTCCACTTCATGTAGGGATATTAGTAGCAAAGTGACACAAGATGATATTGCGACATTTTCTGCAATTGCTTCAAAATTTATAAAAACCCTGAATCAAAATACTGACGCAACAATATCCATTTGGATTTCTAATAATGCAGACCTTACTATAAAAAGGATGAATGTTGAACCATATGCAATCATTGAAATTAATATGGGGAACTGGACATTAGTATTTGATGAATGGATAATTAATAAAATTATTGAAGCAAGAAAATCGAAATTACCTAATGAAACAGGTGGAATATTAATTGGAAATTATGATATAAGCCAAAAAAGAATGTATGTTGTTGATACTATATTAGCACCCGAAGATAGTGAAGAATATCCGACAGCATATATCCGTGGAATTAAAAATGTAAAAAATTATCTTGATGATATTGATAAAAAAACATTAGGACTTTTACAATATGTGGGGGAATGGCATTCACACCCCGACGGATGTAGTGTAATGCGAAGCAAAGACGATGACATATTATTTACATGGCTACAGATTAATATGAGAAAAGAAGGATTACCAGCATTAATGCTAATTGCAGGTGATAATAATAAATATGAATTTTACTTAAATACATAA
- a CDS encoding DNA adenine methylase yields MKTPLTYYGGKQKLAERIISMIPKHRIYCEPFFGGGAVFFAKSPAKVEVINDSNGELINFYKVLKTDYKKLAKLIKGTLHSREEHETAEVVMKYPKLFNEVRRASAIWTLANQSFASMLGGTWRCDLQKNSTASRLNNKRNNFTKDYAKRLEQTQIENRDALKVIKLWDSKDTFFYCDPPYYNADMGHYKGYTEQDFENLLKTLSKIKGKFILSSYPSELIEKYSKKFKWCTTKIEGISVSVALGKRKTKTEVLTSNFITKTHK; encoded by the coding sequence ATGAAAACTCCTTTAACCTATTACGGAGGCAAGCAGAAACTTGCCGAACGTATCATTTCTATGATTCCTAAGCATCGCATCTACTGTGAGCCGTTTTTTGGCGGTGGGGCGGTGTTTTTCGCCAAATCTCCGGCAAAGGTTGAAGTAATTAATGATTCCAACGGTGAGTTAATTAATTTCTACAAGGTTCTTAAAACGGATTACAAAAAACTGGCAAAATTAATTAAAGGCACATTGCACAGCAGGGAAGAACATGAGACAGCCGAAGTAGTAATGAAATATCCAAAATTATTTAATGAAGTTAGGCGAGCATCGGCTATTTGGACATTAGCAAATCAAAGTTTCGCTTCAATGCTTGGTGGTACTTGGAGATGCGACTTACAGAAGAATTCAACTGCAAGCCGTTTAAATAACAAAAGAAATAATTTTACAAAAGATTATGCAAAACGCTTGGAGCAAACACAAATTGAAAATCGTGATGCTTTAAAAGTAATTAAATTATGGGACAGCAAAGACACATTCTTTTATTGTGATCCGCCGTATTACAATGCTGACATGGGGCATTACAAAGGCTATACAGAACAGGATTTCGAGAATTTATTAAAAACACTTTCCAAAATAAAAGGGAAGTTTATTCTTAGCTCCTATCCTTCTGAACTTATTGAAAAATATAGCAAGAAATTCAAATGGTGTACTACAAAAATTGAGGGGATTTCTGTATCTGTGGCATTAGGTAAGCGGAAAACAAAAACTGAGGTGCTAACTAGTAATTTTATTACAAAAACACACAAATAA